A single window of Lynx canadensis isolate LIC74 chromosome C2, mLynCan4.pri.v2, whole genome shotgun sequence DNA harbors:
- the MUC20 gene encoding mucin-20: protein MMAGAPVRMGFLWGLALPLFFCCGAGAPGSSAGPSTSRPGPLVTTNHIEVTTMTPGIKTSSQGAFQMTDLVETSVQSHIPLETQTLSTQTFDRTLILASTISDAEIRETKTIFPATETRAFTKMIPSKFMVVITTPMEASAASGSPTGTGMTTVETVIGTDLVEPVFDTLCTDDSSEEAKRIVIDILTLAHTSAEAEALTSESSAFSDSSVMAIATSQALASDTTVPAKALLAYTITDTEVTNCSVVEIETTATTPGTLDTDHDPTGGKALSASEVSALLDSTESESDFTKTMTSAETVSGARGTEPVMPDTTVETPIPVNSTIEGETAAAKTTTPSTTSVTVSTNPLEETSAFSIETSHTEVSVTISTGTGSTVGKVAPPAGLSDRAYSHTQATTSKNSTPSETSTTDSTTNGSIPISRNTFPSVHLTVANSSPEANITLVKTTALAKTLKTASMTEWKPPTAMPTTAQTRWTTEVTAGGDGGFFLLRLSVASPEDLTDPRVAERLMQQLLHELHTHMPPIQVSLLRVKKD from the exons ATGATGGCCGGAGCTCCTGTTAGGATGGGCTTTCTCTggggcctggctctgccccttttCTTCTGCTGCGGGGCTGGGGCCCCCGGGAGCTCTGCAG GCCCTAGCACCAGCAGACCAGGCCCTTTGGTGACAACAAACCACATAGAAGTGACTACCATGACTCCGGGGATCAAGACAAGTTCACAGGGAGCCTTCCAGATGACTGATCTTGTTGAGACCTCTGTGCAAAGCCATATCCCTTTGGAAACTCAAACCCTGAGCACCCAGACCTTTGATAGGACCTTAATCCTGGCCAGCACCATTTCAGATGCAGAGATCAGGGAAACCAAGACCATTTTTCCTGCAACAGAGACCAGGGCCTTCACAAAAATGATACCTTCCAAATTCATGGTTGTGATCACCACTCCTATGGAGGCATCAGCCGCAAGTGGCAGCCCCACAGGAACTGGAATGACCACAGTTGAGACGGTTATAGGCACCGATCTCGTGGAACCTGTCTTTGACACCCTTTGTACCGATGACAGCTCAGAAGAGGCAAAGAGGATCGTAATTGACATCTTGACATTGGCTCACACCTCTGCAGAAGCCGAGGCCCTGACCTCGGAGAGCAGTGCCTTCTCTGACAGCTCAGTTATGGCCATTGCCACCTCACAGGCCCTGGCATCTGACACCACTGTTCCGGCTAAAGCCTTGCTTGCCTACACCATCACCGACACTGAGGTTACCAATTGCAGCGTTGTAGAAATAGAAACAACTGCCACCACTCCCGGGACCTTGGAcacagatcatgatcccacaggaGGAAAGGCCCTGTCAGCCTCTGAGGTGTCAGCTTTGCTTGAttccactgaatcagaatcagaCTTCACCAAGACCATGACATCTGCTGAGACCGTGTCAGGAGCCAGAGGCACAGAACCAGTCATGCCTGATACCACAGTTGAGACCCCGATACCTGTTAATAGCACCATAGAAGGAGAAACAGCAGCAGCCAAGACCACTACCCCCAGCACAACTTCGGTGACAGTCAGCACGAACCCCTTGGAAGAAACTTCAGCCTTCTCTATTGAGACAAGTCACACCGAGGTCTCAGTTACAATCTCCACAGGGACTGGGTCAACTGTGGGCAAAGTGGCTCCCCCTGCTGGACTCTCAGATAGGGCCTACAGCCACACCCAAGCAACCACTAGCAAGAACTCCACCCCCTCAGAGACTTCAACCACAGACAGCACAACCAATGGGTCCATCCCCATCAGCAGGAACACCTTTCCTTCTGTGCATCTGACTGTGGCCAACAGCAGCCCAGAGGCAAATATCACCTTAGTCAAGACCACAGCCTTAGCAAAGACCTTGAAGACAGCCAGCATGACTGAATGGAAGCCCCCAACAGCCATGCCCACCACTGCTCAGACAAGGTGGACCACAGAAGTTACTGCAG GTGGGGATGGAGGCTTTTTCCTTCTGCGGCTGAGTGTGGCCTCTCCAGAAGACCTCACTGACCCTAGAGTGGCAGAGAGGCTGATGCAGCAG CTCCTCCATGAACTGCATACCCACATGCCTCCCATCCAAGTGTCTCTGCTGCGTGTCAAGAAGGACTAA